A single region of the Salvia splendens isolate huo1 chromosome 18, SspV2, whole genome shotgun sequence genome encodes:
- the LOC121777846 gene encoding dehydrin DHN1-like, whose translation MAQYGRQTDEYGNPIRHTDEYGNPVQRPGGGTDPYGATAGEYGTTGGRYGTHATAGTGTGVGMTHGTTGTTGAYKTDQYGATGTTGAFGTHGVGAPGTTGAHGGAGLGTGMATGGAHHRRSGSCSSSSEDDGQGGRRKKGIKEKIKEKLPGGKTTEEHGYGTTGYGTGTGTTGVGYEQEHHEKKGIVDKIKEKLPGHH comes from the exons ATGGCGCAATACGGCAGGCAGACCGACGAGTATGGCAACCCCATCCGCCACACTGACGAGTACGGCAACCCCGTCCAACGCCCCGGCGGAGGCACCGACCCCTACGGTGCCACTGCCGGAGAGTACGGGACCACAGGCGGACGGTACGGCACTCACGCAACAGCTGGTACCGGAACTGGCGTAGGGATGACTCATGGCACCACGGGCACCACCGGGGCGTATAAGACTGACCAGTACGGTGCCACCGGCACCACCGGGGCGTTTGGGACTCACGGTGTAGGAGCTCCGGGGACCACCGGAGCTCATGGTGGTGCAGGCCTTGGTACTGGTATGGCCACAGGCGGCGCCCACCACCGCCGCTCCGGCAGCTGTAGTAGCTCATCG GAGGATGATGGGCAAGGAGGGAGAAGGAAGAAGGGGATTAAGGAGAAGATCAAGGAGAAGCTTCCCGGCGGCAAGACCACGGAGGAGCACGGCTACGGCACGACTGGCTATGGCACTGGAACAGGCACCACTGGAGTGGGGTATGAGCAAGAGCATCATGAGAAGAAGGGAATCGTGGACAAGATCAAGGAGAAGCTTCCCGGCCACCAttga
- the LOC121777075 gene encoding peroxidase 72-like: MANSINFLLIITTLVAIAPLCFCHSTNGGYLYPQFYDRTCPQALNIVKSIVAKAVAKEPRMAASLLRLHFHDCFVKGCDASILLDSGGGITSEKNSIPNRNSVRGFDVIDEIKSALEKACPRTVSCADILAVVARDSTVLVSWWPSWVVPLGRRDSRDASLSGSNNNIPAPNNTFQTILTKFKLKGLNIVDLVALSGSHTIGNARCTSFRQRLYNQTGKGRPDSSLDRSYSAQLRTRCPQSGGDQNLFFLDFVSPTSFDNSYFKNLLSFKGLLSSDQVLVTKSQESLELVKRYAESEELFFDQFAKSMVKMGNVSPLTGRRGEIRTNCRKMSSS; the protein is encoded by the exons ATGGCAAACTCCATCAACTTCTTGTTGATTATAACCACTTTAGTAGCAATTGCTCCTCTCTGCTTCTGCCACAGCACAAATGGAGGATATCTCTACCCACAATTCTACGACCGAACATGCCCGCAAGCTCTAAATATAGTCAAATCCATCGTGGCCAAAGCCGTCGCTAAAGAGCCTCGCATGGCTGCCTCACTCCTCCGGCTCCATTTCCACGACTGCTTCGTTAAG GGATGTGATGCATCGATACTTTTGGACAGCGGTGGAGGCATAACCAGTGAGAAAAACTCGATCCCCAACAGGAATTCAGTTCGTGGGTTCGATGTGATTGATGAGATCAAATCAGCCCTTGAGAAAGCCTGCCCTCGAACCGTTTCATGTGCAGATATTTTAGCTGTCGTCGCTAGAGACTCCACCGTTCTAGTGA GCTGGTGGCCGAGCTGGGTGGTTCCGTTGGGGAGAAGGGACTCGAGAGATGCAAGTTTGAGTGGCTCAAACAACAACATCCCGGCTCCAAACAACACCTTCCAAACAATCCTCACCAAATTCAAGCTAAAAGGATTGAACATTGTTGATCTTGTAGCATTATCTG GAAGCCACACCATAGGGAATGCAAGGTGCACAAGCTTCAGGCAGAGGCTGTACAACCAGACGGGGAAGGGGAGGCCGGATTCGAGCTTGGACCGGTCCTACTCGGCCCAGCTGCGGACGAGGTGCCCGCAGTCAGGGGGAGACCAGAACCTATTCTTCCTCGACTTTGTATCCCCGACGAG c TTCGACAACAGCTACTTCAAGAACTTGCTGAGCTTCAAGGGGCTGTTGAGCTCGGATCAGGTGCTGGTGACCAAGAGTCAGGAATCGCTGGAGCTGGTGAAGAGATATGCAGAGAGCGAGGAACTCTTCTTCGACCAGTTTGCAAAGTCGATGGTGAAAATGGGGAACGTTTCGCCGTTGACGGGCCGCAGAGGAGAGATCAGGACCAACTGCAGGAAGATGTCTTCTTCATAA